From a region of the Nitrospinota bacterium genome:
- a CDS encoding cyclase family protein — MKTFQRFFKKSLLTFCLIQILFGTQGFEASAEPRLVDLTHSFDETTIYWPTSKPFTLEKVHEGLTPKGYWYESNDISGSEHGGTHLDAPAHFAHGKWHVEEIPLDRLIAPGIVVDVSKHALSNPDYLIRKQDFLEWEKQHGKIPENATVLVLTGWESFWPDKKRYLGTEKPGDVGNLHFPGFSAEAARFLVGERSIGAVGLDTPSLDAGQSQDFIAHQIFGEANVPGYENVCNLATLPAKGIRIIALPMKIGKGSGAPLRIVAEVN, encoded by the coding sequence ATGAAAACGTTTCAAAGGTTTTTCAAAAAATCTCTACTGACATTTTGCCTCATACAAATCCTTTTTGGGACACAGGGTTTTGAAGCAAGTGCTGAACCCCGCCTGGTGGATCTGACGCATTCCTTTGATGAAACCACCATTTATTGGCCGACCAGCAAGCCCTTTACGCTTGAGAAAGTCCATGAAGGTTTAACTCCCAAAGGGTATTGGTACGAGTCGAATGATATCAGCGGGTCCGAGCACGGCGGTACGCATCTCGACGCTCCAGCGCATTTTGCCCACGGCAAATGGCATGTGGAAGAGATTCCTCTCGACCGCCTGATCGCTCCTGGAATCGTTGTGGATGTAAGTAAACACGCGTTGAGCAATCCTGATTACCTTATCCGTAAACAAGATTTTTTGGAATGGGAAAAACAACACGGAAAAATTCCGGAAAACGCCACGGTTTTAGTTCTAACCGGGTGGGAGTCTTTCTGGCCGGACAAAAAGAGATACCTTGGAACGGAAAAACCCGGTGACGTCGGCAACCTTCACTTTCCAGGATTCAGCGCAGAAGCGGCACGGTTTCTGGTCGGCGAAAGAAGCATAGGGGCAGTGGGACTGGACACGCCGAGCCTTGATGCCGGGCAATCGCAGGATTTCATCGCGCATCAGATTTTTGGTGAGGCCAACGTTCCCGGTTATGAGAACGTCTGCAATCTAGCCACCTTGCCCGCAAAGGGAATTCGTATAATCGCCCTGCCCATGAAAATCGGCAAAGGAAGCGGCGCACCGCTGAGAATCGTTGCGGAGGTAAACTAA
- a CDS encoding chloride channel protein, with protein MSLNKEKIRETLRDLLMKDHNLLILAALIGFLAGIASTVFRWMIHFVDTVFSEQGLSLIGISPALFPFMLPFMPMIGGWIVGAICHFFPNAVKENGVHRVIHAVAMQGGKIRKRTIFSCAITSALTIGSGGSAGREGPTVQIGSAVGSSVGQLFHLSTERIQVLVGCGAAAGIAASFNAPLAGVLFSLEVIIGNFTIHTFSPIIIASVIGTVTGRAFEGNEITFQVPFHQLVSYTEIIFYMVLGLLCALVSRGFILFYFQVRQFFTKTLTIPTHMKPALGGLLVGLISIQIPEVLGNGYEAMEKALTGNMFWGLALALVFLKILSTSLTLGSGGLGGIFAPSLFMGAMMGVTFGTGIHWLFPGITATPETYAVVGMGAVAAAVMQAPLTIILMLFELTNDYTLILPIMVTCILAAFAYRAIAKHSIYVQYLLNEGINIKHGRVVSILDAIKVKEVMNREITTIPEEMPFRKILETISYSKNFYFPVVNRQGDMTSILSFNDIREMFFVEGLEDLVVAGELSTKKVLFLQPDQNLNEAMEMFARLDVDQLPVVTGKESRKVIGMLNRGDMVAAYNREVLVSEFGR; from the coding sequence ATGTCATTAAATAAAGAAAAAATTAGAGAAACCCTGCGGGATCTCTTGATGAAAGATCACAATCTGCTGATTCTGGCAGCGTTGATCGGTTTTTTAGCGGGTATCGCCTCTACCGTGTTTCGTTGGATGATTCATTTTGTCGACACGGTGTTTTCTGAGCAGGGGCTCTCTCTGATCGGAATTTCGCCAGCTTTATTCCCCTTTATGCTGCCCTTTATGCCCATGATCGGGGGTTGGATTGTCGGCGCCATCTGCCACTTTTTTCCCAATGCGGTTAAGGAAAATGGTGTGCATCGGGTCATCCACGCCGTGGCTATGCAAGGTGGCAAGATACGCAAGCGCACAATATTTTCCTGCGCCATCACGTCGGCCTTAACCATTGGTTCCGGCGGTTCCGCCGGCCGGGAAGGCCCCACCGTTCAAATTGGCTCAGCGGTGGGCTCATCCGTTGGTCAATTATTTCACTTGTCGACCGAACGTATTCAGGTACTTGTCGGATGCGGCGCCGCGGCCGGCATTGCGGCCTCTTTCAACGCGCCACTGGCGGGGGTTTTATTCTCTCTTGAGGTCATCATCGGCAACTTTACCATTCACACTTTCAGCCCCATCATCATCGCCTCTGTCATCGGCACCGTGACCGGCCGCGCTTTCGAAGGCAATGAAATCACTTTCCAGGTTCCGTTCCATCAACTGGTCAGTTATACCGAGATTATATTCTACATGGTCCTCGGCCTGCTTTGCGCTCTGGTCTCGAGGGGATTCATCCTGTTCTATTTTCAGGTAAGACAATTTTTCACCAAGACTCTCACGATTCCAACCCACATGAAGCCTGCCTTAGGGGGGCTTCTGGTCGGCCTCATTTCCATTCAAATCCCTGAGGTTCTTGGCAACGGGTACGAGGCCATGGAAAAGGCACTGACAGGAAACATGTTCTGGGGGCTGGCGTTGGCTTTGGTTTTTTTGAAAATACTTTCCACTTCTTTAACTCTGGGCTCCGGCGGACTGGGTGGAATATTCGCTCCCTCGCTTTTCATGGGCGCTATGATGGGCGTGACTTTTGGAACAGGAATCCATTGGTTATTCCCAGGGATAACAGCCACTCCGGAAACTTATGCGGTTGTGGGAATGGGAGCGGTCGCGGCGGCGGTGATGCAGGCTCCATTGACCATCATTCTCATGCTTTTTGAGTTGACCAACGATTACACCCTCATCCTGCCCATTATGGTGACGTGTATACTCGCGGCTTTCGCGTACCGGGCGATTGCCAAGCATTCCATCTACGTTCAGTATCTTTTGAATGAAGGTATCAATATCAAGCATGGGCGGGTAGTCTCCATCCTCGACGCCATCAAGGTGAAAGAGGTTATGAACAGGGAAATCACGACGATCCCTGAAGAAATGCCCTTCCGGAAAATACTGGAGACCATCTCCTATTCGAAAAACTTTTATTTCCCGGTCGTGAACCGCCAAGGAGATATGACCAGCATCCTTTCGTTCAATGACATTCGGGAAATGTTTTTTGTGGAAGGCCTGGAAGACCTCGTTGTCGCCGGTGAGCTGTCCACAAAAAAGGTTCTTTTTTTGCAACCCGACCAAAATCTGAATGAAGCCATGGAAATGTTTGCCCGTCTGGATGTGGACCAGCTTCCCGTCGTGACCGGAAAAGAATCCCGCAAGGTCATCGGTATGCTCAACCGGGGGGATATGGTCGCCGCCTATAACCGCGAGGTTCTGGTCTCCGAATTTGGTCGTTAA
- a CDS encoding FAD:protein FMN transferase has translation MQVLSACGPKEDNLLKRSQFIMGTLVEITVREPDADRAQMAINQAFAEMRRLENLMSTHLPDSEISKLNATAGKNSFFPVSDAVLEVIKRGIHWGDRSDGALDISIGPLSRLWQFDDENPSLPDAQQLAQAIRLVNFRDIEVDASQVRLKQPEMSLHLGAIAKGYAVDKAMDVLINLQIRHALINAGGDLKTLGSREDGKPWNIGLQHPRKPEQLIASFALSNKAVATSGDYQRYLMVDSTRYHHILNPASGMPARGMISTTILADNVMDADALATAVFVLGPENGIELVNSLDGIEAMLVSDSGAILFSKNFQSQPGLVLQGF, from the coding sequence ATGCAGGTCCTCAGTGCCTGTGGACCCAAAGAAGATAATCTTCTTAAGCGAAGCCAGTTCATCATGGGAACCCTGGTGGAAATCACCGTTCGCGAGCCGGATGCAGATAGGGCCCAAATGGCCATCAACCAGGCGTTTGCCGAAATGCGACGACTGGAAAACCTGATGAGCACGCATCTTCCCGATTCTGAAATTTCCAAACTGAACGCCACGGCGGGAAAAAATTCATTTTTTCCTGTTTCCGATGCAGTCCTCGAAGTCATAAAGCGGGGAATTCACTGGGGCGACCGATCCGACGGCGCTTTGGATATATCCATCGGCCCGCTAAGCCGCCTCTGGCAGTTCGATGATGAAAATCCCTCCCTGCCAGATGCCCAACAGCTCGCTCAAGCGATCCGGCTGGTAAACTTCCGCGACATCGAGGTCGATGCATCCCAAGTCCGGCTCAAGCAACCGGAGATGTCCCTGCATCTCGGAGCTATCGCCAAAGGGTATGCCGTAGACAAGGCGATGGACGTCCTTATAAATTTGCAGATTCGGCATGCGCTCATCAACGCCGGTGGCGATTTAAAAACCCTGGGAAGCAGAGAGGACGGCAAGCCCTGGAATATTGGTCTACAGCATCCGAGAAAACCGGAGCAATTGATTGCCTCCTTTGCCTTGTCCAATAAAGCTGTGGCCACCTCCGGCGATTACCAGAGATATCTTATGGTGGACAGTACCAGGTATCACCACATATTGAATCCGGCATCTGGCATGCCAGCGCGGGGAATGATCTCTACCACCATACTCGCCGATAACGTTATGGACGCCGATGCCCTGGCAACAGCGGTTTTTGTCCTCGGGCCGGAAAATGGCATAGAGCTTGTGAATTCCCTGGACGGGATTGAAGCGATGCTGGTATCGGATTCCGGGGCTATCCTCTTTTCAAAGAATTTCCAATCCCAGCCCGGATTAGTTCTTCAGGGTTTCTAA
- a CDS encoding NADH-quinone oxidoreductase subunit N — MEPIAAPESIDLVALAPVLVLTVFAAGVLILDLFAGKNKTLLAFVSLVGLLMTAISAFAKVGLPVHSFNDSYIVDHLSVFFILIFTVSSALAILLSIEYNNREGIKAGEFYSLILFCTVGMILLASSTDLIMIFLGIEIVSICLYVLAGIRRDDVKSNEAALKYFLLGAFATGFLLYGMALMYGSTGTTNLIKITAMIKSGEVGSQPLMLMGVVLLVIGFGFKVASVPFHMWAPDVYQGAPSPVTAFMAVGPKAAAFAAFYRVFAEALPDLASTWETLLYVIAVLTMFVGNLGAIMQTNIKRLLAYSSISHVGYILIAVIAKGSLGSASLLFYMVTYALMIFGIFGIIIILGRKGDENLELEGYSGLGFKHPVLALSMTVFLLSLGGLPPFAGFVAKFYIFSAALKEGFLFLVIIAVLNSVISFYYYLKVIVYMYMKEPVGEFKITLSPITLFVVALAVIGTIQLGIFPDPIISLAQQ; from the coding sequence GTGGAACCCATTGCCGCACCCGAATCAATTGATCTAGTCGCCCTGGCGCCAGTCCTTGTACTGACCGTCTTTGCCGCCGGGGTTCTGATTCTTGACCTATTTGCCGGGAAAAATAAAACTCTGCTTGCCTTTGTGAGCCTGGTCGGTTTGTTGATGACTGCCATCAGCGCATTTGCCAAGGTGGGTCTGCCTGTTCACTCCTTCAACGACAGTTATATCGTCGATCATCTTTCTGTATTCTTTATTTTAATTTTTACCGTCAGTTCGGCCTTGGCTATTTTACTCTCCATCGAATACAACAACCGCGAGGGTATCAAGGCTGGAGAGTTCTACAGTTTAATATTATTTTGCACCGTAGGAATGATTCTTCTGGCGTCGTCTACCGACCTGATCATGATTTTCCTGGGCATCGAGATCGTGTCCATCTGTCTGTATGTGCTTGCCGGCATTCGCCGAGATGATGTCAAATCCAACGAAGCGGCGCTGAAATATTTTCTATTAGGAGCGTTCGCTACGGGATTTCTCCTTTACGGCATGGCCCTTATGTACGGTTCCACCGGCACCACCAACCTGATCAAAATCACCGCCATGATCAAATCCGGCGAGGTCGGTTCTCAACCGCTGATGCTGATGGGCGTGGTTCTTCTGGTGATCGGCTTCGGGTTCAAAGTAGCCTCAGTCCCCTTTCACATGTGGGCGCCAGACGTCTATCAGGGAGCGCCCTCCCCTGTGACCGCTTTTATGGCGGTGGGTCCTAAAGCGGCGGCATTTGCGGCTTTTTACCGAGTCTTTGCAGAGGCCTTGCCTGACCTGGCATCCACCTGGGAAACCCTGCTTTATGTGATTGCAGTGCTGACCATGTTTGTTGGCAACCTGGGTGCCATCATGCAGACCAATATCAAGCGTCTGCTTGCGTACTCAAGTATTTCCCACGTTGGCTATATTCTGATTGCAGTCATAGCCAAAGGTTCCCTCGGTAGCGCCAGCCTGTTATTTTACATGGTCACTTATGCCCTCATGATTTTTGGCATATTTGGCATTATCATCATCCTTGGAAGAAAGGGCGATGAAAACCTGGAGCTTGAAGGTTATTCCGGATTGGGGTTCAAGCACCCTGTGCTCGCCCTGAGCATGACCGTTTTCCTGCTTTCGCTGGGCGGACTGCCTCCTTTTGCGGGCTTCGTCGCCAAGTTCTATATTTTCAGTGCAGCCCTCAAAGAAGGTTTCCTCTTTCTTGTAATCATTGCGGTTTTAAACAGCGTCATTTCCTTCTATTACTACTTGAAGGTGATCGTGTACATGTACATGAAGGAACCAGTGGGAGAGTTCAAGATCACCCTGTCTCCCATCACTCTTTTCGTAGTGGCGTTGGCCGTTATCGGAACCATTCAGCTGGGAATTTTCCCCGACCCTATCATTTCTCTCGCCCAACAATAG
- a CDS encoding heavy metal translocating P-type ATPase: protein MSVTQTSKIQSVNLPVKGMTCASCSARIEKKVGELEGVEKVSVNFAAEVATVAYDPEKISPADVSLTIEKLGFQVPRVKRVFPVQGMTCASCVSRVERKLSGIEGVFAARVNLATEKAVIEYLPSITGLQNFQSALKDIGYTLLPSEEEGESRETTEEERHASGLKRVRLKFVSSAVLSAVIMLSGMPGMIPFLPNAESPFFHTWLFALATPVQFWAGWQFYRGTWAGLKHSYADMNTLIAVGTSSAYFFSAFATFFPSSLQFLGQEIAVYYDTSTMIITLVLLGRWLEARAKGRASAAIKKLMGLQPKTARIERDGEEVEIPIAELVPGDTVIVRPGEKIPVDGTIISGTAVVDESMITGESIPVEKDSGKDVFGASINKTGYFKLRSTHLGKDSVLSQIIKLVEEAQGSKAPVQRLADKVAGIFVPVVIGIAVVAFFFWWGVGEAVVHLPTTPFTFALMIFISVLIIACPCALGLATPTAIMVGTGKGAEMGILIKGGETLELAQKLDTIIFDKTGTLTWGQPEVTDVFIETEAKISVDRFLILAASLEKGSEHPLGQAIVKEAARRNLKLVPIANFATRPGYGVQGQVDGLDVSLGNLKMMQDDAVDISALTGRIEEMAHQGKTPMILALGKKATGIISAADTVRPQAKEVIKRLQNMGLEIVMITGDNPHTAKAIADELKIDRVLAEVLPAGKAEEVKKLKQDGRFVAMVGDGINDAPALAEANIGIAIGSGTDIAMEASDITLMTKDLNAVADAIELSKQTMRKIRQNLFWAFFYNALGIPLAAGVFFPLYGILLQPVYAAAAMAFSSVSVVSNALLLKRFKSSGS from the coding sequence ATGTCAGTGACCCAAACATCCAAAATTCAATCTGTAAACCTTCCAGTCAAGGGAATGACTTGCGCCAGTTGCTCGGCCCGTATCGAGAAAAAAGTCGGGGAACTGGAAGGCGTTGAAAAAGTCAGTGTGAATTTTGCCGCCGAAGTGGCCACTGTCGCCTATGATCCTGAGAAAATTTCTCCAGCCGATGTTTCCCTCACGATTGAAAAACTCGGATTTCAGGTGCCACGGGTCAAGCGGGTATTTCCCGTGCAGGGAATGACTTGCGCCTCCTGCGTTTCCCGCGTGGAGCGCAAGCTATCCGGCATCGAGGGTGTTTTTGCGGCGCGTGTGAATCTGGCGACGGAAAAAGCGGTGATTGAGTATCTTCCTTCCATCACGGGATTGCAAAATTTTCAATCCGCCTTGAAAGACATCGGCTACACCTTGCTTCCGAGTGAGGAAGAAGGAGAGAGCCGTGAGACTACCGAAGAAGAACGGCATGCCAGTGGACTTAAGCGTGTGAGGTTAAAGTTTGTGTCCAGCGCGGTTTTGAGCGCCGTGATTATGTTGAGCGGCATGCCGGGGATGATTCCTTTCCTGCCGAATGCGGAATCTCCATTTTTTCACACCTGGTTATTTGCTCTGGCAACGCCGGTGCAGTTTTGGGCGGGCTGGCAGTTTTACCGGGGAACCTGGGCGGGATTGAAACACAGCTACGCCGACATGAATACCCTCATCGCGGTGGGAACGTCATCCGCCTATTTTTTTAGCGCCTTTGCGACTTTTTTTCCATCGTCTCTCCAGTTTCTGGGGCAGGAGATTGCCGTTTATTACGACACTTCGACCATGATCATTACTCTGGTGCTTCTGGGAAGATGGCTGGAGGCCAGAGCTAAAGGCCGTGCTTCAGCGGCGATTAAAAAACTGATGGGACTGCAACCAAAAACCGCTCGCATAGAGCGCGATGGGGAAGAAGTTGAAATTCCAATTGCAGAATTGGTTCCGGGAGATACGGTGATCGTCCGGCCGGGTGAAAAAATTCCGGTTGATGGAACCATTATTTCGGGAACAGCGGTGGTTGATGAATCGATGATCACCGGGGAAAGCATCCCGGTTGAGAAAGACTCCGGCAAGGACGTGTTTGGGGCCAGCATCAACAAAACCGGGTATTTTAAATTACGCTCCACCCATCTTGGCAAGGATTCGGTGTTATCGCAGATCATCAAATTGGTGGAAGAAGCGCAAGGGTCGAAGGCCCCCGTTCAAAGGTTGGCCGATAAGGTGGCGGGAATCTTTGTGCCTGTAGTGATCGGCATCGCCGTTGTGGCATTTTTCTTCTGGTGGGGAGTGGGGGAGGCGGTGGTTCATTTGCCGACGACTCCGTTTACTTTTGCCTTGATGATTTTCATTTCGGTACTGATCATTGCCTGCCCTTGCGCTCTTGGGTTGGCCACGCCGACGGCCATCATGGTGGGTACAGGGAAGGGCGCTGAAATGGGCATCCTTATTAAAGGTGGAGAAACCCTTGAGCTGGCGCAAAAATTGGACACTATCATTTTTGACAAGACGGGAACGCTCACCTGGGGCCAGCCGGAAGTGACGGACGTGTTCATCGAAACGGAAGCGAAAATTTCAGTGGACCGGTTTCTGATTCTTGCCGCCTCCCTGGAGAAAGGCTCGGAGCATCCTTTGGGGCAGGCGATTGTCAAGGAAGCGGCGCGGCGGAATCTTAAGCTGGTTCCCATTGCCAATTTTGCCACCCGGCCCGGATATGGCGTTCAGGGGCAGGTGGACGGACTTGACGTTTCCCTGGGTAATTTAAAAATGATGCAGGATGATGCCGTGGATATTTCTGCATTAACAGGCAGAATCGAGGAAATGGCGCATCAGGGAAAAACTCCCATGATCCTGGCCCTTGGTAAAAAGGCGACAGGGATTATTTCCGCCGCCGACACCGTGAGACCGCAAGCTAAAGAGGTCATCAAACGATTGCAGAACATGGGCCTTGAGATCGTGATGATCACCGGCGACAACCCTCACACCGCTAAAGCCATTGCGGACGAGCTCAAAATTGACCGGGTGCTTGCGGAGGTTCTTCCCGCCGGCAAAGCCGAAGAGGTGAAAAAATTAAAACAGGATGGCCGCTTTGTGGCTATGGTGGGGGACGGAATCAATGATGCCCCGGCACTCGCTGAAGCGAATATTGGCATCGCCATTGGGTCGGGAACCGATATCGCCATGGAAGCGTCCGACATCACTCTGATGACGAAAGACCTCAACGCCGTAGCCGATGCCATCGAACTCAGCAAACAGACTATGCGCAAGATCAGGCAAAACCTGTTTTGGGCATTTTTCTATAATGCTCTGGGAATTCCCTTGGCAGCAGGTGTCTTTTTTCCACTTTATGGAATTCTTTTGCAACCCGTTTATGCCGCCGCCGCCATGGCGTTCAGTTCCGTTTCTGTGGTTAGCAACGCGCTGCTATTGAAACGTTTCAAGTCTTCAGGCTCGTAA
- the tatA gene encoding twin-arginine translocase TatA/TatE family subunit produces MMGIGFPELMIILVIIMIIFGAGKLPEIGSAFGRSIKNFKTSMKEAEEEDAPVGDQPAAAIEEGKGQGLDDPNLTDEEREALKRKIAQEAGDAKDLAMKETADAFTASLPRKGSYDFSKEQEESKKS; encoded by the coding sequence ATGATGGGAATCGGATTTCCGGAATTGATGATCATACTGGTCATCATTATGATCATCTTCGGGGCGGGGAAATTGCCGGAGATCGGAAGTGCTTTCGGACGCAGTATCAAGAACTTTAAAACGTCCATGAAAGAAGCTGAGGAGGAAGATGCCCCCGTGGGAGACCAACCCGCAGCAGCAATTGAAGAAGGGAAGGGGCAGGGTCTGGACGATCCCAACCTGACCGATGAAGAAAGAGAAGCTTTAAAGCGGAAAATAGCACAAGAAGCAGGGGATGCTAAAGACCTGGCAATGAAGGAAACCGCTGATGCGTTTACAGCCTCTCTGCCGAGAAAAGGTTCCTACGATTTTAGTAAAGAACAGGAAGAATCGAAGAAAAGCTAA
- the rpe gene encoding ribulose-phosphate 3-epimerase, with amino-acid sequence MVKIAPSILAADFSKLGDEVKAVEQAGADWIHIDVMDGHFVPNITVGPMVVEAIRKVTRLPLDVHLMIADADRYIKDFAQAGADILTVHVEACPHLHRTIQHIKDQKVRAGVVLNPATPLSSLEEVLHEIDMVLLMSVNPGFGGQKFIPSLLDKTMNLSEIMKNYEHEFDLEVDGGVKVENAGELKEVGANVLVAGSAIFNSKDYKKAIQQLRDA; translated from the coding sequence ATGGTAAAAATTGCTCCCTCAATTCTTGCAGCGGATTTCAGCAAACTGGGTGACGAAGTCAAAGCCGTGGAACAGGCAGGCGCGGACTGGATTCATATTGATGTGATGGATGGGCATTTTGTCCCCAATATAACCGTGGGGCCAATGGTCGTCGAAGCGATTCGGAAAGTCACCAGGTTGCCATTGGATGTGCATTTGATGATCGCGGATGCCGATCGATATATAAAAGATTTTGCGCAGGCTGGGGCGGACATTTTGACCGTTCATGTGGAAGCCTGTCCGCATCTGCATCGGACGATTCAGCATATTAAAGACCAGAAGGTTCGCGCCGGCGTGGTTCTCAATCCCGCGACGCCGCTTTCCAGCCTGGAAGAGGTCCTGCATGAGATTGATATGGTGTTGCTGATGTCGGTCAATCCTGGGTTTGGCGGGCAAAAATTTATACCCTCCCTCCTCGATAAAACCATGAACCTCAGCGAAATAATGAAAAATTACGAGCATGAATTTGATCTCGAAGTGGATGGCGGGGTGAAGGTGGAAAATGCCGGAGAACTCAAGGAGGTGGGCGCCAATGTCCTGGTGGCGGGTTCGGCCATTTTTAATAGCAAGGACTACAAAAAAGCCATTCAGCAATTGCGAGATGCTTAA
- a CDS encoding mechanosensitive ion channel yields the protein MEKDQATLLQITERIVTVKEELDLLEKKPVTQEITDRINTLQKEVANLNQSFETAATKLQEEELSQKEEVKFDWSRELQEITKPLLLAIREISDKPRKIDTLKARKESLAKQISRYEDAKKHLEALAAKNSIEDKEIKKNYVTRLKKLAEKYNSESLKFKLEETQRSLNQIQATEKSFFEFLTDSFGEFFKVRGKNFLFALFAFFGFWWGINKMLHFVSDKTKLLKRLNPQLRKLVQAASNVFILAISVFAGLVSLYMQDDWLLLSIVIMTLFAVAWSSRQIIPEFLKELRLILDLGTVREGERLLWKGVPFLVKDIGIYTTLVNIRLAGGIIKMPTGELLGQHSRPVVKTEPWFPTKAGDWVILSGEIYGQIVTQTIEQVIICHKGSMKYYPTTEFLTLHPVNLSTGFKIIIEFGLDYGEQSRICDEIPKIFEEGLRKHLAQHFEKDPPDFLNVHVYFNDAGASSLNLIIIVTANGKCAEDYYPLKWAVSTTLVKICNENGLVIPFNQLTVSLSDDVKSFASNSLKNQSTKKILSEQPEV from the coding sequence TTGGAAAAGGACCAAGCCACTCTTCTGCAAATTACAGAAAGAATTGTTACTGTAAAAGAAGAGCTTGACCTTCTGGAGAAAAAACCTGTAACCCAGGAAATCACCGACCGCATCAATACACTGCAAAAAGAGGTGGCCAACCTCAATCAGAGTTTCGAAACGGCGGCCACGAAACTTCAGGAAGAAGAACTGTCTCAAAAAGAAGAAGTCAAATTTGACTGGTCCAGGGAATTGCAGGAGATCACCAAACCTCTGCTGTTGGCTATTCGTGAAATTTCGGACAAGCCCCGGAAGATCGATACCCTGAAAGCCAGAAAAGAATCCCTGGCAAAACAAATCAGCCGCTACGAGGATGCTAAAAAGCACCTTGAGGCCTTGGCTGCAAAAAACTCCATTGAAGATAAGGAAATAAAGAAAAATTATGTGACTCGGCTAAAGAAGCTGGCTGAAAAATATAATTCGGAATCACTCAAATTCAAACTGGAGGAAACGCAACGATCCCTGAACCAAATTCAGGCAACAGAAAAATCTTTTTTTGAATTTTTAACCGATTCTTTCGGAGAATTTTTCAAGGTTCGTGGAAAGAATTTTTTATTCGCCTTATTTGCTTTTTTTGGGTTCTGGTGGGGTATTAATAAAATGCTCCACTTCGTGAGCGATAAAACCAAGCTTCTCAAAAGGTTGAATCCTCAGCTCCGAAAATTAGTCCAGGCCGCAAGCAACGTTTTTATTTTGGCCATTTCGGTATTTGCTGGTTTGGTTTCACTTTACATGCAGGATGACTGGCTTCTGCTCAGCATTGTCATCATGACTCTTTTCGCCGTTGCCTGGAGTTCGCGACAGATCATCCCGGAGTTTCTCAAGGAGTTACGTTTAATCCTGGATCTTGGAACCGTTAGGGAAGGTGAGCGATTACTCTGGAAAGGAGTTCCTTTTCTGGTAAAAGACATCGGGATCTATACCACTCTCGTAAATATCCGTCTGGCAGGAGGAATCATAAAAATGCCGACGGGGGAACTGTTGGGGCAACACTCGCGACCCGTTGTGAAGACCGAACCCTGGTTTCCCACTAAAGCAGGAGATTGGGTCATTCTTTCTGGCGAAATCTATGGACAAATAGTAACCCAGACGATTGAGCAGGTCATTATCTGCCATAAGGGATCCATGAAGTATTATCCAACTACGGAATTTCTCACTCTGCATCCCGTTAATCTTTCCACAGGCTTTAAAATCATTATTGAGTTTGGTCTGGACTACGGCGAGCAATCCCGAATCTGCGACGAAATTCCAAAAATTTTTGAAGAAGGATTACGAAAGCATCTCGCGCAACATTTTGAAAAAGACCCTCCCGATTTTCTGAATGTTCACGTATATTTTAACGATGCGGGAGCGAGTTCACTCAATCTGATAATTATTGTAACTGCGAATGGAAAATGTGCGGAGGATTACTACCCTTTGAAATGGGCTGTCAGCACAACCCTGGTGAAAATCTGCAATGAAAATGGACTGGTCATTCCATTCAACCAACTAACGGTGAGCCTTTCGGACGATGTGAAATCTTTTGCCTCAAACAGTCTAAAAAATCAAAGCACGAAAAAAATTCTAAGCGAACAACCTGAGGTTTGA